From the genome of Gracilinanus agilis isolate LMUSP501 chromosome 2, AgileGrace, whole genome shotgun sequence, one region includes:
- the LOC123233169 gene encoding zinc finger protein 420-like: protein YECKQCGKSFSQSSSLAVHLRIHTGEKPYECKQCGKKFRWSSQLAVHQRVHSGEKPYECKQCGKRYTCNSNLAAHQIVHPGEKPYECKQCGKAFIWSSKLAVHQRVHTGEKPYECNQCGKSFSQKSDLARHQRVHTGEKPYECNQCGKTFSQKSDLAKHQRVHTGEKPYVCKQCGKTFSRNSLLAVHKRVHTGEKPYECKQCGNTFSWSSQLAIHQRVHTGEKPYECKQCGKAFIWSSQLAIHQRVHTGEKPYECKQCGKTFSQKYDLAKHQRVHTGEKPYECKQCGKTFSQSSSLAVHLRIHTGEKPYECNLCGKTFSRSSQLAVHQRVHTGEKPYECKQCGKTFSRSSSLDVHLRIHTGEKSFE from the coding sequence tatgaatgcaagcagtgtggaaagtcATTCAGTCAGAGCTCCTCTCTTGCTGTACAtctgagaatccacactggggagaaaccatatgaatgcaagcaatgtggaaagaaatTCAGATGGAGCTCCCaacttgctgtacatcagagagtccacagtggggagaaaccttatgaatgcaagcaatgtgggaAAAGATATACATGTAATTccaatcttgctgcacatcagataGTCCAccctggggagaaaccttatgagtgcaaGCAATGTGGGAAGGCATTCATTTGGAGCTCCAaacttgctgtacatcagagagtccacactggggagaagccttatgaatgcaatcaatgTGGAAAGTCATTCAGTCAGAAATCTGATCTTGCTAGACATCAGAGAgttcacactggggagaaaccttatgaatgcaatcaatgtggaaagacattcagtcagaaaTCTgatcttgctaaacatcagagagtccacactggggagaaaccttatgtatgtaagcaatgtggaaaaacattcagTCGGAACTCCCTACTTGCTGTACATAAaagagtccacactggggagaaaccttatgaatgtaagcaatgtggaaacACATTCAGTTGGAGCTCCCAacttgctatacatcagagagtccacactggggagaaaccttatgaatgcaagcaatgtggaaaggcattcattTGGAGCTCCCAacttgctatacatcagagagtccacactggggagaaaccttatgaatgcaaacaatgtggaaagacattcagtcagaaaTATgatcttgctaaacatcagagagtgcacactggggagaaaccttatgaatgcaagcaatgtggaaagacattcagtcagagtTCCTCTCTTGCTGTACAtctgagaatccacactggtgagaagccttatgaatgcaacctatgtggaaagacattcagtcggagTTCCCAACTTGCTGTACATCAAAGAGtgcacactggggagaaaccttatgaatgcaagcaatgtgggaAAACATTCAGTCGGAGCTCCTCTCTTGATGTACAtctgagaatccacactggggagaaatcATTTGAATGA